The following proteins come from a genomic window of Trypanosoma brucei gambiense DAL972 chromosome 1, complete sequence:
- a CDS encoding deoxyhypusine synthase, putative, translated as MSGVPFPSRVIGDLDYSNLLNIGQEEAIRCVLNAYPNIGLEATNLGRARRIVQRALNDNGMDGNKVMLAYTSNLISSGLRDTFACLARENRIGAVVTTAGGVEEDVIKCLGDTLVGDFALNDHALRNNGLNRVGNLLVPNDNYRNFEDFFVPLLRRLHEQQRDSRWTTKTTPSQIIAEIGAALESARPNDCGSSLIYWCYRNDIPVFSPAFTDGSMGDMIYFYNYSRKGLVVDPVPDVRRLRQLGCKSTNVGRITCIVLGAGLPKHHLLRNVQADAVVYVTTGSDADGCESSCNVMADRANGLLSPNCDVVRVHGDATIISPLLLLRSSDGKEKVGVREDGN; from the coding sequence ATGTCAGGtgtaccttttccttcacgggTTATTGGGGATTTGGACTATAGCAACCTTCTCAACATTGGGCAGGAAGAAGCAATTCGGTGCGTATTAAATGCATACCCAAACATCGGGTTAGAAGCCACAAACTTGGGGCGTGCGAGGCGCATAGTGCAGCGCGCTTTGAACGACAACGGAATGGACGGCAACAAAGTAATGCTCGCTTACACCTCCAATCTCATATCTAGTGGCCTTCGAGATACTTTTGCCTGCCTTGCTCGCGAGAATCGTATCGGTGCCGTGGTTACTACAGCTGGTGGTGTTGAGGAGGATGTTATCAAGTGCTTGGGAGACACGTTGGTTGGGGACTTTGCTCTGAATGATCACGCGTTGCGAAACAACGGTTTGAACCGTGTGGGGAACCTTCTTGTGCCCAATGACAATTACCGAAATTTCGaggatttttttgttcctctccTTAGAAGACTTCATGAACAGCAACGTGATTCACGATGGACAACTAAGACGACTCCTTCCCAGATCATCGCTGAGATTGGTGCCGCCCTTGAGAGCGCACGACCTAACGACTGCGGTTCGAGTTTAATTTACTGGTGTTATCGCAATGATATCCCCGTGTTTTCTCCTGCCTTTACAGACGGATCAATGGGGGACATGATTTACTTTTATAACTATTCGCGGAAGGGACTTGTTGTTGATCCGGTGCCTGATGTCAGGCGTTTACGGCAATTGGGATGCAAAAGCACCAATGTCGGGCGGATTACGTGTATTGTGCTTGGGGCCGGGTTGCCGAAGCATCATCTCCTACGAAATGTGCAGGCAGATGCTGTTGTGTATGTTACAACAGGCAGTGATGCAGATGGTTGCGAAAGCTCGTGTAATGTTATGGCTGATCGCGCCAATGGCTTATTGTCACCAAATTGTGATGTGGTGcgtgtgcatggtgatgcgACCATCATATCCCCACTGCTCCTGTTACGGTCGAGcgacggaaaagaaaaagttggtGTGAGGGAGGATGGGAACTAG